The DNA region TTCAAGACGGAGCCCTCATTTTTACGGTTCTTTTGCAGGATTTTGCCCCGACGTGGTTGAGTCTGGTGCTGAGTATCGGCCTCATTGCGGCCGCCATGTCCACAGTGGACACCTGCGGGAATGTGGTGGCGCTTTCTCTTTCTTACGATCTGTTGGAACCGGCTCTTCGGGAAAAATGGTCGGCTCAAAAACTCAACCGCTTGGCCCGCTGGATGTCGGTGTTTGCTATTGGCCTCGCCTTCATTTATGCCCTGTTCACAAACTCCCTCTGGGATATTTTTTATCTGTCTTCCGGGCTGCTGACCACCACCATTTTTTTCCCTGTAATCGGTGCTTTTTTAAAAGATACGACAAAATTGCAGATTCATCTGTCCACCGGTCTGGGTTTTCTGGGAACTCTGGGCGGCTATTCTCTGGAAAAAGCCCATATTTTACAGGTTGTGGAACCGGATTGGCTGGCCCAGACAGGGCTGGGGTACATTCTTTTGGGTTTTTTCCTGAGTGCCGTTGGTTTTGTTCTGGGGAGAATCAGAAAATAAATGAAGCCTGCCCCTTCCGCAGCTCCCATCGGGAACCGCTGAAAATCAAATAAAACAAATACGCTTGTTTGGACATTCCGCTTGATTTTTAGTCAAAAAAATGATAATGTAATAGTATGTGCGATTTCATCTCAAATCGAATTGAAGGAGACGAATCATGAAGCGACTGAGCATTCTGTTGACAGCCATTTTTCTGCTGGCTTTGGTAGAAGGCGCATCCGCATTTGGACGGTACAATAATGGGCGCGTCACGATTGTTAAACTGGGATATTTTGCGCCGAAGGATGTCAAACCCGGTTTTATGGGCTCGCTGACGCTGGGAAGCGCCGTTGACGAAAATGTGGACGTGGGCGTGTCTATCGGCTATTTCTCCCGATCGTACAAAAAAAATCAGGTCGTAGCTGAAGAAGTTTCTGCGGGCGGCGTTGTTCAAAAAACCATCCAGCAAACCCTGGATTTTTCCACAAAAGCCATTCCGATTTTGGCCACAATTATGGTGAAGTTTAGCTCGAGGATGCCGTTCACCTTTTTTCTTGGAGGCGGGCTGGGATATGAACTGCTGTTGAATAACGAAACAAACTATGAACAAAATATTTCAGAAAAACGTTATTACCATGGATTCGGATGGCAATTGCAGGGCGGTGCCATGTATCGGATTGGCCGGCGATCCTGGTTTTTTGGTGAGATTTTTTACAACAGTGCCACGCCCAGCCGAAACAAATCCAAGGATTCCAAAGGGTTGCCCACGTGGGAACAGGTCGATTTTTCGGGCATTGGGGCGCGTCTCGGATTCCGTTTGGGGGGATATTAAAACAGGCCGTGTGTTTCAGGGAATGAGACTTTTTGCTTCATATTTTTAAGTAACTGGCGATAATAAAATTATGAGTTATTATTCTGAACAAACCTTTCAATTCGGATTGGGTGCCCGTTTAACCCCGGGGGTCAAGTATCTCCTAATTGCCACGTCGGCCGTGTACCTGCTTCAACTGATTTTCTGGCAGCCGATGATCCATTGGTTTGCTCTGAATCCAAAAATGATCTTGCAGTCCTTCGCGATCTGGCAATTTTTCACCTATATGTTCCTGCACGGCAATTTTCTGCATATTTTGTTCAACCTCTTCGTTCTGTGGATTTTTGGAGCGGAAGTAGAAGAGGCCTGGGGAACCAAACCCTTTCTGAAATACTATTTCATTACGGGTGTCGGAGCCGGTGTGATTGACTTCCTGGTCAATTTGATTTTTGGCATGCACGTGATTAC from Calditrichota bacterium includes:
- a CDS encoding outer membrane beta-barrel protein — translated: MKRLSILLTAIFLLALVEGASAFGRYNNGRVTIVKLGYFAPKDVKPGFMGSLTLGSAVDENVDVGVSIGYFSRSYKKNQVVAEEVSAGGVVQKTIQQTLDFSTKAIPILATIMVKFSSRMPFTFFLGGGLGYELLLNNETNYEQNISEKRYYHGFGWQLQGGAMYRIGRRSWFFGEIFYNSATPSRNKSKDSKGLPTWEQVDFSGIGARLGFRLGGY